The nucleotide sequence CATCCTCTGGGAAGCCACGGTCGAACTGAGCGCCGAGGACTGGACCTGGCAGTTCCGCATCCAGCCCTCGCTCCTGTGGCGGAAGCTGCAGGGGGCGGGGCGGCCGCAAGCGGAGCCCCGGTTGTGGCGGAATTTTGAAATACCCGAGCGGGCGGCGATGAACGGGCTTTGTCGCACGGCGATGATCGAAGGCCGGCCCGGCTACGAGCACGTCTTTCATATCATCGGCCCGGACGGGACGGCGACCTGGATCCGGGAGAATGTGACCATCCGCGCCGCGGGGGAACGGCGCTTTTCGCTGGTGGGGGTGGCCGTGGATATCACGTTGCAACGCGGCGCGGAGGACGCGCTGGCGGCCGAGAAGGAGCGGCTCTCGGTCACGCTGCGGGCGATGCACGAGTCGGTGATCACCACTGACATCAGCGGACGGATTCAATTCATGAACCCGGCGGCCGCCGCGCTCACGGGTTGGGAGCCGGGCGAATGCGAGGGGCTCCCGGTGGAACGCGTCTGTGTGTTGGAAAATGTCCGCAACGGTGAGCGGGTCGAGGTGCCGGTGTCCCGCGTGGCCTTGGGCGATGTGGTGGCGGATCTGCCCATGCACACCCGGCTGGTGACGCGCGCGGGTCCGTGGCGGCTGGTGGAGGGCTGTTGCGCGCCGATCCACGCGATGGACAGCCGGGTGACTGGCGCCGTGTTGGTGCTGCGCGATGTCACCGAGCAGGAACGCCTGGAGCAGGAACTGGTGCGGGCCACCCGGCTGGAGTCCGTCGGCGTGCTGGCCGGTGGCATCGCCCATGATTTCAACAACATCCTCACCGCGGTGATGGGCAACCTCTCGCTGGCCCAGTTGGATCTACCGGCGGGCAGTCCGGCGGGCAACAGCGTGCGTTCGGCCGAGAAGGCGGCGCTGCGGGCCCGGGACCTGACCCAGCAACTGCTCACGTTTGCGAAGGGCGGCGAACCCGTGCGTGCGGCCATCCAGTTGGAGGCGGTCGTTCGGGAGATGGCGACCTTCGCCCTGCACGGCTCGACGGTGAAGGCGCACTATGACCTGGCCCCGGATCTCTGGCCGGCCGACGCCGACAAGGGGCAGATTGGCCGGGTGGTGCAGAATCTGGTCATCAACGCCGTCCAGGCGATGCCGCACGGCGGCACGTTACGGATCATCGCACGCAACGATCCGCACGGCGGTGTGAACCAACCGGGTCTCGCCCACGACAACTACATTCAGATGACCATCACCGACACCGGCGAGGGCATCAAACCCGAGAATATCGCGCGCATCTTTGATCCCTATTTCACCACCAAACAGAGCGGCACGGGTCTGGGGCTGGCCGCGGTCTATTCGATCATCAAGAAGCACCGCGGGCACATCGAGGTGGAGTCCCAGCCGGGGCAGGGCACGACCTTCCGGTTCTGGCTGCCGGCGTTGAGCGGGGCGTCCACCAGCGAGAGACTGACCCCGCCGGCCGGCGGGCCGGAGCGGCCGGTGAAGGGTCGGGTCCTGTTTATGGATGACGAGGCGATCATCCGCGAAATGGCGATGTCCCTCCTGGGCCGTTTTGGTCTGCAAGTGGACTGTGCGGCGGATGGGGCGGAGGCCGTCGAGAAATACCGGGCCGCGCTCGCGGCCGGTTGTCGTCACGACCTGGTCATCATGGATCTCACCGTGCCCGGGGGCATGGGCGGGCTTGAGGCCCTCGCGAAGCTGCGGGCGCTCGATCCGGACGTGAGAGCCGTCGTTTCCAGCGGCTACTCCAGCGACCCGGTGCTGGCCCGGCACCGGAATCATGGCTTTGCGGCCGTGCTCGCCAAGCCCTACGAGGTGAACGAAGTGGCGCGGGTGCTGCGCGAGTTGCTGCCGAAGGCCTGAGCCGGCTCAGGCGGCGGAGCGGATGGCGGCGATCAGGCGGTGGACATTCTCCGGCGCGATGCGGTCGGTGACGATGGTGCCCGGATAATGGCGGGCGAAATCCAGGTGGAGGCCGCGCTCGCTGCCCGGGCGGATGATGTCCTCCACGAAGTCCATGCCGCCCCGCGGCTTGATCCAACGGTAGTAGGTGTCGGGGTCCTCCGACTCGAGCACGATGTCGAGCTTGAGGAAGATGGCGCAGTACAAGGTCAGGTCCCGGTACGAGGCAAACCACGTCGGCGGGCAGGTCAGCTGGTCGCGGATGAGGAGCGTCATGGCGGCGGCAGTGTGCAGAAATTGTGCCGTCGTGGGCGGATCGTGCTTTTCTCTGGATTACTGGTGCATGGGCGACTTCACTGCCGCGGCTTAATCGGCACATTTTCCCATGAATTCCGCAAAATCGCCCGTCCTCCTGGTCATCCGCGATGGCTGGGGCAAAAATCCCGATCCGACCCAGGATTTGTTCAATGCCGTCAAGCTGGCCAAGAAGGCCTGCGACGACGCCCTGCAGGCGAAGTATCCCCACGCGCTGGTCTCGGCCAGCGGGCTCGATGTCGGCCTGCCCGACGGGCAGATGGGCAACTCGGAGGTTGGTCACGAAAACATCGGCGCGGGGCGGATCGTCGACCAGGAACTGGTGCGGCTGAACAAGCTGTTTTCCGAGAAGCAGCTGGCGCGCAACCCGGTCTGGCTCGGCGCGCTTGCCCGGCTGCAGGCCAACCCGGCCGCCCGGCTCCACCTGATGGGCATCGTGTCCGACGGCGGCGTGCATGGCATGCTCGAGCATCTTTATGGCATCCTGCGGCAGGCGAAGGAGGACGGGCTCGCGGGCCGCGTGTTCATCCACGGGTTTACGGACGGTCGCGATACGCCGCCGCAGAGCGGGCTCGGCTATATCCAGCAGGTGGAGGCGCAGCTGCAGGAGATCGGCGTGGGCCGGATCGCCACGGTGTGCGGGCGCTTCTGGGCCATGGACCGCGACAACCGCTGGGAGCGTGTGCAGAAGGCCTACGACATGCTGACCGGCAAAGCCGCGCTCGCCACGGCCACCAGCGCGGGGGCGGCGATTGCCAGTTATTACGAGAAGCCGCTCAGCCCGACGCAGAACGGCGACGAGTTCGTGCCGGCGACGTGGATCGTGGGCGCGGAGGGCAAGCCGATCGCGACCTTTGCCGACGGCGACGCCGTGCTGTTCTACAATTACCGCGGCGACCGCCCGCGCGAGATCACCAAGGCCTTCGTGATCGACGGCTTCAAGGACTTCGACCGCGGGGCGAAGCTGGATCTCTACTATGCGACGATGACGGAGTATGAAAAGGGCCTGCCGGTCCATGTGATCTCGGGCAAGCCGCCGAAGCTGAAGAACATCCTCGGCGAGGTCGTGAGCAATGCCGGCCTGGCTCAGTTCCGCTGTGCCGAGACCGAGAAAAACCCGCACGTGACCTTTTTCTTCAACAACTACCGGAGCGAGCCGTTCCCCGGCGAGGACCGGGCGTGCCCGGCCAGCCCGAAGGTGCCGACCTACGACATGCAGCCCGAGATGTCGGCGGCGGAAGTCACGGCGCTGTCGAAGGCGGCGATTCTCTCCGGCAAGTACGGTTTCATTGCCGTGAATTACGCCAACCCGGACATGGTGGGTCACACCGGTTCGCTGCCGGCGACGATCAAGGCCGTGGAGGCGACCGATGCCGGCGTGGGCGAACTGCTGGCCGCGATCGCGCAGGTGGGCGGCAAGGCCGTCGTGTGCGCCGACCATGGCAACGCCGAGCAGATGTGGGATCCGGTGCTCAACAGCCCGCACACCGCGCACACGCTGAACCTCGTCGAGGTCTTCGTGGTGGGCGAGGGCCTCGTCGCGGGCAAAACCAGGATGCGCAGCGGGGGCCGCCTGGCCGACCTCGCGCCGACCGTGCTGCACCTCATGGGTCTGCCCAAGCCGGCGGAGATGACGGGCGAAAGCCTGGTCCTCGGCTGAGTCCCATGCCGGCCCCGGGCTTCGTCTCTGCGATCCTGCCCGACCTCGGATTCGAGGAGGTCATCCGCTTCGCCCGCGAGGCGGATTACCGGTGTGTCGAACTCTGCTGCTGGCCGGCGGGCAAGGCCGAGCGGCGGTATGCGGGGGTGACCCATCTCGATGTGGCCGACCTGACGGACGCGCGGGCGGCGGAGGTGAAGGCGTTTTTGCAGGCGCAGGGTGTCTTCCTGTCCGGGCTCGGTTATTACCCGAACCCGCTGGATGCGGATGCCGAGCGGGCTGCGTTCTTCCGTGAGCATATCAAAAAACTGATCGTGGCGGCGCAGCGGCTCGGTCTGCGCAACGTGAACACGTTCATCGGGCGCAACCAGCGGCTCAATGAGGTCCAGAACCTGCTGCTCTTCGCGGAGGTCTGGCCCCCGCTGGTGAAATTCGCGGCGGAGCACGGGGTGAATATCGGCATCGAGAACTGCCCGATGTATTTCACCTACGACGAGTGGCCCAAGGGACAGAACCTGGCGTATTCCCCGGCGATCTGGCGGAAGCTGTTTGAGGTCATTCCCGACGCCAACTTCGGCCTGAACTACGACCCCTCGCACCTGCTGTGGATGCAGATGGATTACCTGAAGCCGTTGCGGGAGTTCACGTCCCGCCTGCACCACCTGCACCTGAAGGATGCGCACGTCCACCGCGACCGGCTGGACGAGCATGGCATCCTGGCCAACCCGCTGACCTTCCACACGCCGAAGCTGCCGGGGCGCGGTGATATCGACTGGGGCGCTTATTTTGCGACGCTGCGCGAGGTCGGCTGGAAAGGCCCGGTGGTCGTTGAGGTTGAGGACAAGGATTACGAAGGCAGCTTGGCGGACCGGAAGCGGTCGCTGATCGAGTGCCGGCAATTCCTGCGCACCTGGATTCCCTGACCTCAAGCCGCGCCGACCCCGGCGCGGGGTTTGGAGGACCGCGGCGAGGTCGCCGCGGCTCCAGAAAACCTGCGGCTTACACCTTCCGATCCGAGGCCACGCTCTTGTCCCGGAAAAGGAGGGCGAAGAACACCAGCACGCCGACGGCGAAAGCGGAGGGGATCCACCAGAACGACTGCCATTGCGCGGCGGTGAGGGCGGGGGCGGAGCCGAGGAAGCCGTTGTAGACGCGCCCCGCGATCTGGGCGCCGATGAGCATGCCGACGCCGTAGGTCACAAGCACCAGCATACCCTGGGCCTGGCCGCGGACGGCCGGGGAGGATTTCTTGTCCACGTAGATCTGGCCGGTGACGAAGAAGAAGTCGTAGCAGATGCCGTGCAGCGCGATGCCGCCGATGACCATCCATTGCACCTGGTCGGGCGCGCCGAGGGCAAAGAGGGCGTAACGCACGACCCACGCCCCCATGCCGACAATCAGCATCCATTTCACGCCGAGCCGGGCGAAGAAGAAGGGCATCAGGAGCATGAAGCCGACCTCCGACATCTGCCCCAGTGTCTGCGTGGCGGCGATGTTGGTGACGCCGGCGGCGCCGAGGAAGAGCTGGGTGAAGTTGTAGTAGGCGGCCAGCGGGATGCAGATCAGGAACGAGCTGGCGAGAAACACGTAGAAAGGTCCGCTGCCCAGTTCGCGGAAGGCGTCGAGACCGAGGATGGAGCCGATCGAGACCCGGCGGCCCTTGGCGGAGGGCGGGGTGGCGGGCAGGAACAGACAGAAAAGGCCGAGGAGGATCGAGGCGATCCCAGCGGTGTAGAGCGGCGCGGCGGTGCGCTCGGCCGTGGTGCCCAGCACCCGGCTGAGCACGAGGGAGACACCCAGTCCGGCGACGATCCAGCCGAGCGTGCCGAACACCCGGATGCGCGGGAATTGTTTCTCCTGGTCCTCAATGTGATGGAAGGCGAGGGAGTTGCTGAGGCCGAGCGTCGGCATGTAGCAGAGGTTGTAGACCAGCAGGGCGAGGATGAACTCCACGGGGTTGCCGGCAAGCGACGGCGTGACCAGCAGCACCACGCCGCCGGCCAGGTGCAGGAACGATAGCACCTTCTCGGTGGCGAAGAACCGGTCGGCGACGAGCCCGAGGAAGAAGGGGGCGGCGATGGCCGCAATCGGGTTCACCGTGAAAGGCCAGTGCGTGAGGCTGCCCATGCCCTCGGCGGTCATGTAGACGGCGATTGAGGTGTACCAGGCCCCCCAGATGAAGAACTGGAGGAACATCATGACGCTGAGTTTCAGGTTGATCGCGCTTTTCATGGGGTGGGGCGGGGGTAGACTGATCGGGGTAGGAGCCGGCTGGCGTCCAATTCAAGCGGTAAACCGATCGCCTGCAAGCAGGCTCCCGCAGGGACTTTAAGAATGGGAATCAGGGCGGGGGAGGGCATGGCTGCTGTAGCCGGGGTCGCTGACCCCGGACCGGCCTCTGCGAGGCCGGCGGCAACCGGGCCTTCCTCTGTCATACGGGAGGAAATTCTGTTTGCGCCCCGGGGGGGCGGGCCGTTTGGTTGCACGTTACGCCCTATGCTTCGCACCCATCACTGCGCCCAACTCACCAAGACCAACCTCGGCGCGACCGTGTCGCTCGCCGGCTGGGTTGATTCCGTCCGCGACCACGGCGGCATCATCTTCGTCGACCTCCGCGACCGCGAGGGCATCACGCAGGTGAAGTTCGACTCCGCGCTCCGCGCCGAGGCCGCGCAGCTCAAGGCCGAGTCCGTCATCGGCATCACGGGCAAGGTCGAGTCCCGCCCCGAGGCGATGATGAACCGCGGCATCCCGACCGGCGAGATCGAGATCGATGCGACCGAGCTCACGGTGCACAATATTTCCGAGACGCCGCCGTTCCCGCTGACCGACGCGGGGGGCGACAAGGTCAACGAGGACCTGCGCCTCACGTACCGCTACCTGGATCTGCGCCGCCCGAAGATGCGCAAAAACCTCGCCGTGCGCCACCGCGCCGCGAAGTCGGTGCGGGATTACTTCGACACGCAGGGCTTCTACGAGGTCGAGACCCCGGCGCTCTTCAAGAGCACGCCCGAGGGCGCCCGCGAGTACCTCGTGCCGTCGCGCATCCACGCCGGCCAGTTCTACGCGCTCTCGCAGTCGCCGCAGCAATTCAAGCAGATCCTGATGGTCGCGGGCGTGGAGAAGTATTTCCAGCTCGCGCGCTGTTTCCGGGACGAGGACCTGCGCGCCGACCGCCAGATGGAGTTCACCCAGGTGGATCTTGAGGTGTCCTTCATCGACCGCGAAGGGGTGTATTCCCTGCTGGAGGGCATGCTGAAGAAAGTCTGGAAGGACGTGTTGAATCACGACCTCCCGACCCCGTTCCCGCGCCTGGCGTTCAAGGACGCCATGAACCGCTTCGGCGTCGACAAGCCCGACACCCGCTTCGGGATGGAGTTGGCCGACTTCAGCGACACGTTCAAGAGTTCCGGTTTCAAGGTGTTTGCCTCGACGGTGGCCGCCCACGGTTCGGTGAAGGCATTCAACGCCAAGGGCCTCGCCGACATCACGCAGGGTGAGATCGGCGCGCTCGAGGAGATTGCCAAATCCCTCGGCGCGAAGGGCCTCGCCTTCATCAAGGTCGAGAACGGCGAGTGGAAGTCGCCGATCGTGAAATTCTTCAGCGAGACCGAGAAGGCCGAGCTGACGAAGCGCCTGAACATCGAGAACGGCGACATCGTGTTTTTCGCCGCCGCCCCGTGGGAGCGTGCCTGCGCGATCCTCGGCCGCACCCGGCTCGAAGCCGCCCAGCTGCTCGTGAAGCGTGGCAAGATGACCCTGCGCGCCGACCAGTGGAATTTCCTCTGGGTCGTGGATTTCCCGCTCATGTCCTACGACGAGGAGAAGGGCAGCTACGCGGCCACGCACCACCCGTTCACCTCACCCGTGGCCGAGGACGTGCCGCTGCTGGACTCGGACCCGAAGGCGGTCCGCGGCCAGCACTACGACTGCGTGCTCAACGGCATGGAACTGGGCGGCGGTTCGATCCGCATCCACCAGCCCGCACTGCAGAAGAAGATTTTTGAGGACGTGCTCAAGATCCCGGCCGACGTCGTGGAGAGCCGTTTCGGTTACATGCTCAAGGCCTTCACCTATGGCGCGCCCCCGCACGGCGGCTTTGCCTTTGGCCTGGATCGCATGTGCGCCCTGCTCTGCGGCACCACGAGCATCCGGGATGTCATCGCCTTCCCTAAGACCCAGAAGGCGCAGGACCTCATGGCCCAGAGCCCGACGCCGGTCACGGCGAAGCAGCTCAAGGAACTGCACATCCAGACGGTGATCCCGCAACAGTAAGGTCGGCGAAGGACGAACCCGGCCTTCGGACGGGTTCTTTTGACGTGCGTACTGCAAACCCGTCCGGAGGCCGGGTTCCACCTGGGCCGGGCCCCAATGAATGCGGCACCTTCGATAGGGAATGCGAAAGATGTAAGCTTGCGCCGCCGGGTCACCCGGTGAGAATCAGGGCAAAACCCCTGACCCCATGAAACTCATCACCGCCATCATCAAGCCGTTCAAACTCGAAGCCGTCAAAGAAGCCCTCACGCAGGTGGGCGTGGAAGGCATGACCGTCACCGAGGTGAAGGGCTTCGGCCGCCAGAAGGGCCATACCGAGGTGTACCGCGGCAGTGAATATACCGTCGACTTCCTCCCGAAGATCAAACTCGAGATCGTCGTGGCCGACGATGTGAAGGACAAGGTCGTCGCCGCGATCGTGAACGGCGCCAAGACCGGCAAGATTGGCGACGGCAAGGTGTTCATCTCGCCTGTGGATGACGTCATCCGCATCCGCACCGACGAGCACGGCGACGCGGCCATCTGACCCGCAACCGCCTCCGTTTCATCCGACCGGCCCCGTCCCAACGGCGCCGGTTTTGTTTTGGCTGCGAGTGGCTGGCGGCAATCGGGCTTTCCTCGATCCGGCGGGATCGCGGCACCTTCATAGACCCGCGAGTCGACCGGTTCTTCATGCCGTCTCAGGGATGGCACAGTTGCGCCCGGATTGGTCAGGCTATGCATTTAGCAAATAATAGGTAATGAATGGATTATGGCTGATTCGGCGTGCCGCATGAAACCGCTTCATGTCGGCATAGGACGCAAATACGGGAATTCATGGCATCGGAGCTGCTAATAACGAAGCGATCATGAATCATCCAACGACACCCAAACGACTTCGCCTCCTGGCCTTGGTCGGCGCGATCTTCGCGTCTGCCTGGGCTTCCTCCGCGCTTGCCCAAGATGCGGCCCCCACCGAAGCCCCCCCGGCGGTGGACGGCGCCTTCGCCGCCTATGTGAACAACACGGACCCCGGTGCGGGCCTCGCCGGCGTGGCTGGTCCTGGTCACAACGGTTTCATGATGATCTGCGCCGCCTTGGTGTTGTTCATGACCCTGCCCGGCCTGGCTCTCTTCTACGGTGGTTTGGTCCGTAAGAAGAACGTCCTCTCCGTGCTCGCGCAGTGTCTGGGTATCACCGGCCTGGTGACCATCCTGTGGTGGGCCTTCGGTTACAGCCTGGTGTTCGGCACCAGCTTCGGCAGCCCCTACCTGGGCGGTACCGAGTTCCTCTTACTCAAGGGCGTGACCTCGGCTCCCAACACCAACTACGCGTACTGGATCTCCCAGAATGTGTTTGCGATGTACCAGCTCATGTTCGCCATCATCACGCCGGCGCTGATCGTGGGCGCTATCGCCGAGCGCATGAAGTTCTCGGCCGTCATCCTGTTTGTGACGCTGTGGATGCTCGTCGTTTACTTCCCCCTCGCCCACATGGTCTGGGGCGCCACCGGCCTGATGAACGGCGTGTGGAACGCTGATGCCGCCATCCCGGCCATCGATTTCGCCGGCGGCACCGTGGTGCACATGAGCTCGGGCTGGTCTGCCCTGGTGCTCTGCCTCATCCTCGGGCCCCGCCTGGGCTTCGGGAAGGAAAAGATGGCCCCGCACTCCATGGTCTTGTGCATGGTCGGTACCGGCATGCTCTACGTTGGCTGGTACGGCTTCAACGCCGGCTCGGCCCTCGCGGCTGATGGCGTCGCCGCCAACGCCTTCATGACCACCACGCTGGCCGCCGCTGTCGCCGGCTTCGTGTGGGGTGCGCTGGAGAAGATCACCCGCGGCCACGCCTCCGTGCTGGGCTTCTGCTCGGGCATCGTGGCCGGCCTGGTCGTGATCACGCCCGCCACGGGCTTCGTGGACGCGACCGGCTCGATCATCATCGGCGTCCTCGCCGGCATCGTGCCCTTCCTCGCCTGCACCAAGCTGAAGGCGCTCTTCAAGTACGATGATGCGCTGGACACCTTCGGGGTGCACGCGGTCGGTGGCACCCTCGGGGCGCTGCTCACCGGGTTTCTCGCCACCGCCGAGGTGAACTCCAACCTGGTCTCCGACGGCTACGCCAAGAAGAACGGCCTGGCGGCCTTGGTGACCGACGGCGGGCTGTGGGTGGCGCAATTGAAGGCCATCGGCATCACGCTGGTGCTCTCCATCGTGGCGACCGTCGTGATCGCCTACATCGTCAAGGCGGTTCTGGGCCTGCGGCCTACCGCGGAGGCCGAACAGCAGGGCCTGGACATCACCGATCACAGCGAGGAAGGCTACATCCTCTAACCTCAACTTCTCACTTACATGAAACTCATCATCGCCATCATCAAGCCGTTCAAGCTGGACGAGGTCAAAGAAGCGCTGGCCAAAGCCGGCGTGGAAGGCCTTACCGTCACCGAGGTCAAGGGCTTTGGCCGCCAGAAGGGCCACACCGAGATCTACCGCGGCAGCGAATACACCGTGGACTTCCTGCCCAAGGTGAAGCTCGAGATCGCCGTCAGCGACGAGCTCCTGCAGCCGGCCATCGCGGCCATCTCCGGCGCCGCCAAGACCGGCAAGATCGGCGACGGCAAGATCTTCGTCCTGCCGCTCGAGGACGTCGTGCGCATCCGCACCGACGAGCACGGTTCCGCAGCCGTCTAGGCCCATTCGGCCCCGCTCTCCGGCCGGCCGCCTTCGGGCGGCCGGCTTTTTGCTTTTCTTGTCGGGCGTGAACGTCTCATGTCTTTCCTCCATGGCTGAACTCCTCCCGATCAAGATTCTCGATGCCCACGCCGGCGGCGCTCCCACGCGGCTGGTGCTGGCGGGCGGTCCCGACCTCGGCGCCGGTCCCCTGGCGGACCGGGTGAAGGTATTTCAGGCGCGCCACGATGCCTACCGTCGCGCCATCGTCGGCGAGCCGCGCGGTTCGCAGGCCCTGGTCGGCGCGCTCCTGGTCGAGCCGCACGACAAGTCCTGCCAGTTTGGCGTCATTTTCTTCAACCACGCCGGCCTCCTCGGCCTGTGCGGCCAGGGGATCATCGGCACCGTCGTGGCGCTGGCGCATCTC is from Lacunisphaera limnophila and encodes:
- a CDS encoding P-II family nitrogen regulator gives rise to the protein MKLIIAIIKPFKLDEVKEALAKAGVEGLTVTEVKGFGRQKGHTEIYRGSEYTVDFLPKVKLEIAVSDELLQPAIAAISGAAKTGKIGDGKIFVLPLEDVVRIRTDEHGSAAV
- a CDS encoding ammonium transporter; this encodes MNHPTTPKRLRLLALVGAIFASAWASSALAQDAAPTEAPPAVDGAFAAYVNNTDPGAGLAGVAGPGHNGFMMICAALVLFMTLPGLALFYGGLVRKKNVLSVLAQCLGITGLVTILWWAFGYSLVFGTSFGSPYLGGTEFLLLKGVTSAPNTNYAYWISQNVFAMYQLMFAIITPALIVGAIAERMKFSAVILFVTLWMLVVYFPLAHMVWGATGLMNGVWNADAAIPAIDFAGGTVVHMSSGWSALVLCLILGPRLGFGKEKMAPHSMVLCMVGTGMLYVGWYGFNAGSALAADGVAANAFMTTTLAAAVAGFVWGALEKITRGHASVLGFCSGIVAGLVVITPATGFVDATGSIIIGVLAGIVPFLACTKLKALFKYDDALDTFGVHAVGGTLGALLTGFLATAEVNSNLVSDGYAKKNGLAALVTDGGLWVAQLKAIGITLVLSIVATVVIAYIVKAVLGLRPTAEAEQQGLDITDHSEEGYIL
- a CDS encoding sugar phosphate isomerase/epimerase family protein, whose protein sequence is MPAPGFVSAILPDLGFEEVIRFAREADYRCVELCCWPAGKAERRYAGVTHLDVADLTDARAAEVKAFLQAQGVFLSGLGYYPNPLDADAERAAFFREHIKKLIVAAQRLGLRNVNTFIGRNQRLNEVQNLLLFAEVWPPLVKFAAEHGVNIGIENCPMYFTYDEWPKGQNLAYSPAIWRKLFEVIPDANFGLNYDPSHLLWMQMDYLKPLREFTSRLHHLHLKDAHVHRDRLDEHGILANPLTFHTPKLPGRGDIDWGAYFATLREVGWKGPVVVEVEDKDYEGSLADRKRSLIECRQFLRTWIP
- a CDS encoding P-II family nitrogen regulator produces the protein MKLITAIIKPFKLEAVKEALTQVGVEGMTVTEVKGFGRQKGHTEVYRGSEYTVDFLPKIKLEIVVADDVKDKVVAAIVNGAKTGKIGDGKVFISPVDDVIRIRTDEHGDAAI
- the aspS gene encoding aspartate--tRNA ligase, which gives rise to MLRTHHCAQLTKTNLGATVSLAGWVDSVRDHGGIIFVDLRDREGITQVKFDSALRAEAAQLKAESVIGITGKVESRPEAMMNRGIPTGEIEIDATELTVHNISETPPFPLTDAGGDKVNEDLRLTYRYLDLRRPKMRKNLAVRHRAAKSVRDYFDTQGFYEVETPALFKSTPEGAREYLVPSRIHAGQFYALSQSPQQFKQILMVAGVEKYFQLARCFRDEDLRADRQMEFTQVDLEVSFIDREGVYSLLEGMLKKVWKDVLNHDLPTPFPRLAFKDAMNRFGVDKPDTRFGMELADFSDTFKSSGFKVFASTVAAHGSVKAFNAKGLADITQGEIGALEEIAKSLGAKGLAFIKVENGEWKSPIVKFFSETEKAELTKRLNIENGDIVFFAAAPWERACAILGRTRLEAAQLLVKRGKMTLRADQWNFLWVVDFPLMSYDEEKGSYAATHHPFTSPVAEDVPLLDSDPKAVRGQHYDCVLNGMELGGGSIRIHQPALQKKIFEDVLKIPADVVESRFGYMLKAFTYGAPPHGGFAFGLDRMCALLCGTTSIRDVIAFPKTQKAQDLMAQSPTPVTAKQLKELHIQTVIPQQ
- a CDS encoding hybrid sensor histidine kinase/response regulator, with translation MTPFAAIRGGETDQAATWVTAYVWPAGQPAVGVLASGALWTGLGVVLLGLMLYAWLRRRNRPRGARSAPRPSELIEHLNGVLWEADVRLETGDWTWQLQLHPSVFCRQLFQGRVPRPGQDLWEDFQIGTRAEMNRLAREAMVSGQSGYEQEFRAVRDGRTYCLHENVSIARLGLDHFRLVGLVTDLTALREAEAARTRSEQTVVQLLSQAQCMLWRATVIEEAGGLAWSHFDTPESLLSAQLFGPNRIYDRARGYWDGLVMPDQREMDQRGSQAIRVDATGYEQQFRAITRAGRTFWLHEQVSITRLGARSWTLVGVITDITAQRQAEEAHQQSESRLAHLLERADSMIWQARVERSPGGPFLWSMYVPRSKLYRRIFASDPQDPIGFAWKEHGVPEHEQIAQRAEAAITGGAPGYDQIFHVPGPAGDIWLSESVTISPIGSDVWDLVGIIHDITTQHVAESARHASEQRLQELLTRADCILWEATVELSAEDWTWQFRIQPSLLWRKLQGAGRPQAEPRLWRNFEIPERAAMNGLCRTAMIEGRPGYEHVFHIIGPDGTATWIRENVTIRAAGERRFSLVGVAVDITLQRGAEDALAAEKERLSVTLRAMHESVITTDISGRIQFMNPAAAALTGWEPGECEGLPVERVCVLENVRNGERVEVPVSRVALGDVVADLPMHTRLVTRAGPWRLVEGCCAPIHAMDSRVTGAVLVLRDVTEQERLEQELVRATRLESVGVLAGGIAHDFNNILTAVMGNLSLAQLDLPAGSPAGNSVRSAEKAALRARDLTQQLLTFAKGGEPVRAAIQLEAVVREMATFALHGSTVKAHYDLAPDLWPADADKGQIGRVVQNLVINAVQAMPHGGTLRIIARNDPHGGVNQPGLAHDNYIQMTITDTGEGIKPENIARIFDPYFTTKQSGTGLGLAAVYSIIKKHRGHIEVESQPGQGTTFRFWLPALSGASTSERLTPPAGGPERPVKGRVLFMDDEAIIREMAMSLLGRFGLQVDCAADGAEAVEKYRAALAAGCRHDLVIMDLTVPGGMGGLEALAKLRALDPDVRAVVSSGYSSDPVLARHRNHGFAAVLAKPYEVNEVARVLRELLPKA
- a CDS encoding MFS transporter, with the translated sequence MKSAINLKLSVMMFLQFFIWGAWYTSIAVYMTAEGMGSLTHWPFTVNPIAAIAAPFFLGLVADRFFATEKVLSFLHLAGGVVLLVTPSLAGNPVEFILALLVYNLCYMPTLGLSNSLAFHHIEDQEKQFPRIRVFGTLGWIVAGLGVSLVLSRVLGTTAERTAAPLYTAGIASILLGLFCLFLPATPPSAKGRRVSIGSILGLDAFRELGSGPFYVFLASSFLICIPLAAYYNFTQLFLGAAGVTNIAATQTLGQMSEVGFMLLMPFFFARLGVKWMLIVGMGAWVVRYALFALGAPDQVQWMVIGGIALHGICYDFFFVTGQIYVDKKSSPAVRGQAQGMLVLVTYGVGMLIGAQIAGRVYNGFLGSAPALTAAQWQSFWWIPSAFAVGVLVFFALLFRDKSVASDRKV
- the gpmI gene encoding 2,3-bisphosphoglycerate-independent phosphoglycerate mutase codes for the protein MNSAKSPVLLVIRDGWGKNPDPTQDLFNAVKLAKKACDDALQAKYPHALVSASGLDVGLPDGQMGNSEVGHENIGAGRIVDQELVRLNKLFSEKQLARNPVWLGALARLQANPAARLHLMGIVSDGGVHGMLEHLYGILRQAKEDGLAGRVFIHGFTDGRDTPPQSGLGYIQQVEAQLQEIGVGRIATVCGRFWAMDRDNRWERVQKAYDMLTGKAALATATSAGAAIASYYEKPLSPTQNGDEFVPATWIVGAEGKPIATFADGDAVLFYNYRGDRPREITKAFVIDGFKDFDRGAKLDLYYATMTEYEKGLPVHVISGKPPKLKNILGEVVSNAGLAQFRCAETEKNPHVTFFFNNYRSEPFPGEDRACPASPKVPTYDMQPEMSAAEVTALSKAAILSGKYGFIAVNYANPDMVGHTGSLPATIKAVEATDAGVGELLAAIAQVGGKAVVCADHGNAEQMWDPVLNSPHTAHTLNLVEVFVVGEGLVAGKTRMRSGGRLADLAPTVLHLMGLPKPAEMTGESLVLG